One window of the Actinomyces wuliandei genome contains the following:
- a CDS encoding bifunctional GNAT family N-acetyltransferase/nucleoside triphosphate pyrophosphohydrolase family protein: MQPCEITVPADGDCPELLLSVPTLADIERIAELCADPDIQEWLTVPRDYTVGDARDFVNDVAAPGWETGKELTWGIREPDGRGGWYLVGLVSLAAQPGDVRVLGFSLAAQARGRGIMTRAARAVVDLAFDAAGPVRAAALRWVCEVHDGVPNWASWRVAWRLGFTREAHLRAALPNKGELHDAWYATLLPGDPREPRAPWDGPLPRGASSVAPGRGSGSEGAGRAGGARTPLVPHDGVGRREGDDPEALVRRFHHVYGLPVRTDGPCLDRPSLHMRMSLIAEELAELTGAVYGAAARAEVEAACARAAQVDDGTRDTVETADALADLVYVIYGMALETGIDLAAVLAEVQRSNMSKLGEDGRPVYREDGKVLKGPAYFPPDVAGVLGLRKRGGEDGPLRA, translated from the coding sequence ATGCAGCCCTGCGAGATCACGGTCCCTGCCGACGGCGACTGCCCCGAGCTCCTGCTGTCCGTGCCCACGCTGGCTGACATCGAGCGCATCGCCGAGTTGTGCGCCGACCCCGACATCCAGGAGTGGCTTACCGTGCCCCGCGACTACACGGTGGGGGACGCCCGCGACTTTGTCAATGACGTCGCCGCTCCTGGGTGGGAGACCGGCAAGGAGCTGACCTGGGGGATCCGTGAGCCTGACGGCCGGGGGGGCTGGTACCTGGTCGGGCTGGTCAGCCTGGCCGCACAGCCCGGCGACGTCCGGGTGCTCGGGTTCTCGCTGGCCGCTCAGGCGAGGGGCCGCGGCATCATGACCCGGGCGGCGCGTGCTGTCGTCGACCTCGCCTTTGACGCGGCCGGACCGGTACGTGCCGCCGCCTTGCGCTGGGTCTGCGAGGTCCACGACGGCGTGCCCAACTGGGCCTCCTGGCGCGTGGCCTGGAGGCTCGGCTTCACCCGGGAGGCTCATCTGCGGGCCGCGCTGCCCAACAAGGGGGAGCTGCACGACGCCTGGTACGCCACCCTCCTGCCTGGTGACCCCCGGGAGCCCCGCGCCCCCTGGGACGGCCCCCTCCCCAGAGGCGCCAGCAGTGTGGCGCCGGGGCGGGGGAGCGGCTCTGAGGGTGCCGGTCGTGCCGGGGGAGCCCGGACACCTCTGGTCCCCCACGACGGCGTGGGCAGGCGGGAGGGGGACGACCCCGAGGCCCTGGTGCGCCGCTTCCACCATGTCTACGGGCTCCCGGTGCGCACTGACGGCCCCTGCCTGGACCGCCCCAGCCTGCACATGCGCATGAGCCTCATCGCTGAGGAGCTCGCCGAGCTCACCGGCGCCGTCTACGGTGCCGCCGCTCGCGCCGAGGTCGAGGCCGCCTGCGCCCGAGCCGCCCAGGTCGACGACGGCACCCGCGACACTGTGGAGACGGCTGACGCCCTGGCGGACCTGGTCTACGTCATCTACGGCATGGCCCTGGAGACGGGGATCGACCTGGCTGCTGTCCTGGCTGAGGTCCAGCGATCCAACATGTCCAAGCTGGGCGAGGACGGCAGGCCCGTCTACCGTGAGGACGGCAAGGTGCTCAAGGGGCCGGCCTACTTCCCGCCCGACGTCGCGGGAGTCCTGGGCCTCCGAAAGAGGGGTGGGGAGGACGGGCCCCTACGGGCCTGA
- a CDS encoding MFS transporter — MTHETLALSSAARTAPARRDWYALAVLTLAVTLLSIDSTVLSLAVPSMSADLSPTASQLLWIGDIYSFVLAGLLVTMGNLADRVGRRRLLLVGTVGFGASSVLAAFAPSAGALIAARALLGLSGATIMPSTLSLVRTIFSDPRARATAIAIWSAGASGGMALGPVVGGLLLERFWWGSVFLINVPVMVLVVVAGLRLLPESRNAQGDPVDLPSAALSVMAVVPVVYGVKSLAHDGPTLLAALALVAGLGAGWLFLRRQATLTTPLIDVSLFRRPAFTWAVLAIVMTNFALVGLLYFFSQYLQLVRGLSSFYAGLAQMPAFLAAVVVVVVVAWVLRRLGYGHALGGGLLVASVGLLLVAVAESYGGGVGLALICLGLLILGGGVGLAFTVSTGAVLGTVPAQRAGAASAVSETGLELGAALGIAVLGTVQDVGYRLYLGAVAHSVPAEVAQAARQSLPTLSGVADTSSSDQAALLDQAQVAFTHAMQTTAVIAAVVLVLAGVMAARRVPARGAEDSAPLP; from the coding sequence GTGACCCATGAGACCCTCGCCCTCTCGTCGGCAGCGCGGACTGCTCCCGCCAGGCGGGACTGGTACGCCCTGGCCGTCCTCACCCTGGCGGTGACCCTGCTGTCCATCGACTCCACGGTCCTGTCCCTGGCTGTCCCTTCTATGAGTGCGGACCTGTCCCCGACGGCCAGCCAGCTGCTGTGGATCGGTGACATCTACTCCTTCGTCCTGGCTGGGCTGCTCGTCACCATGGGCAACCTGGCGGACCGTGTAGGAAGGCGCCGTCTCCTCCTCGTCGGGACCGTGGGCTTCGGAGCCTCCAGCGTCCTGGCGGCGTTCGCGCCCAGCGCTGGAGCACTCATCGCCGCCAGGGCGCTGCTGGGTCTCAGCGGGGCCACCATCATGCCCTCCACCCTGTCCCTGGTGCGGACAATATTCTCTGACCCTCGCGCCCGGGCTACCGCTATCGCGATATGGTCGGCGGGCGCCTCGGGCGGCATGGCTCTGGGACCCGTGGTCGGCGGGCTCCTCCTGGAGCGCTTCTGGTGGGGCAGCGTCTTCCTCATCAACGTGCCCGTCATGGTGCTGGTCGTGGTCGCCGGGCTGAGGCTGCTTCCAGAGTCGCGCAACGCGCAGGGGGACCCGGTCGACCTGCCTTCTGCGGCCCTGTCCGTCATGGCGGTCGTACCGGTGGTCTACGGCGTGAAGTCCCTGGCCCACGACGGTCCGACCCTCCTCGCGGCGCTGGCCCTGGTGGCGGGGCTGGGGGCTGGCTGGCTGTTCCTGCGGCGTCAGGCAACCCTGACCACTCCTCTCATCGACGTCAGCCTGTTCCGGCGGCCGGCCTTCACCTGGGCTGTCCTGGCCATCGTCATGACCAACTTCGCCCTGGTGGGGCTGCTGTACTTCTTCTCCCAGTACCTCCAGCTGGTACGAGGCCTGTCCTCCTTCTACGCCGGCCTGGCTCAGATGCCGGCCTTTCTCGCGGCTGTCGTTGTCGTGGTTGTCGTGGCCTGGGTGCTGCGCCGTCTCGGCTACGGCCACGCGCTGGGGGGTGGTCTTCTGGTCGCTTCCGTCGGCCTGCTCCTGGTCGCTGTGGCGGAGTCCTACGGCGGCGGCGTCGGGCTCGCCCTCATCTGCCTGGGTCTGCTGATCCTCGGCGGAGGGGTCGGCCTCGCCTTCACGGTGTCCACCGGGGCGGTGCTGGGGACGGTACCTGCCCAGCGCGCCGGGGCGGCCTCTGCTGTCTCGGAGACGGGGCTGGAGCTTGGCGCCGCCCTGGGGATTGCGGTGCTGGGGACGGTCCAGGACGTCGGCTACCGTCTCTACCTGGGGGCCGTGGCGCACAGTGTCCCCGCGGAGGTGGCCCAGGCGGCCCGCCAGTCCCTGCCGACGCTGTCAGGCGTCGCGGACACCTCCAGCTCTGACCAGGCTGCCCTGCTGGACCAGGCCCAGGTGGCCTTCACCCACGCCATGCAGACCACCGCCGTGATCGCGGCCGTCGTCCTGGTCCTGGCCGGGGTCATGGCCGCCCGCCGTGTCCCTGCCCGGGGCGCGGAGGACAGCGCTCCGCTCCCGTAA
- a CDS encoding TetR/AcrR family transcriptional regulator translates to MKQSRRDLIMDRALEITHEEGFEALTFEALAERVGVTRGGIVYHFPTKRDLAAGIALMLLESWQTAARDALGKPPEQASQGERLQALARSILEGETRRGELSFMLSPEPEAAELTEAWDRLYAEWVGDMSTLTPLQRVGLLAIDGWCASDAGALSADLQDEETMRLIIRMVTGEGL, encoded by the coding sequence ATGAAGCAGTCCAGACGTGACCTCATCATGGACCGCGCCCTGGAGATCACCCATGAGGAGGGCTTTGAGGCGCTGACCTTCGAGGCGCTGGCCGAGCGCGTGGGAGTCACCCGTGGAGGGATCGTCTACCACTTTCCTACCAAGCGAGACCTGGCTGCGGGGATCGCGCTGATGCTGCTGGAGAGCTGGCAGACCGCCGCACGTGACGCCCTGGGCAAGCCGCCGGAGCAGGCGAGCCAGGGTGAGCGGCTCCAGGCGCTGGCCCGTAGCATCCTTGAGGGCGAGACCCGGCGCGGGGAGCTGTCCTTCATGCTCTCCCCCGAGCCGGAGGCGGCTGAGCTGACTGAGGCCTGGGACAGGCTCTACGCGGAGTGGGTAGGGGACATGAGCACCCTCACGCCGCTCCAGCGCGTGGGGCTCCTGGCCATCGACGGCTGGTGCGCCAGCGACGCCGGGGCGCTGAGCGCCGACCTGCAGGACGAGGAGACGATGCGGCTCATCATCCGCATGGTGACGGGCGAGGGCCTGTAG